From Granulicella sp. WH15, the proteins below share one genomic window:
- a CDS encoding response regulator gives MRPKKTILCIDDNEQILSVRTFLLETRGYRVIAVGSPQEALEILERTAQGAIDLLLTDLLMPQMDGNDLVRKARQIHPALPTMIVSGTVTSYDRALAADAFLPKGASSAAELLERIRVLVARKRGPKKQVRPQLDLEPMQHPLAS, from the coding sequence ATGCGCCCAAAGAAGACCATCCTCTGCATCGACGACAATGAACAGATCCTTTCTGTACGCACCTTTCTGCTGGAGACACGCGGATATCGAGTGATTGCTGTCGGCTCACCGCAGGAGGCGCTGGAGATTCTGGAACGCACGGCTCAGGGGGCGATTGACCTTCTGCTTACCGACCTGCTGATGCCGCAGATGGATGGCAATGACCTGGTGCGGAAGGCGCGGCAGATTCATCCGGCGCTGCCGACGATGATTGTTTCGGGGACGGTGACGAGCTATGACCGGGCGCTGGCGGCGGATGCTTTTCTGCCCAAGGGGGCGAGTTCGGCGGCGGAGCTGTTGGAGAGGATTCGGGTGCTGGTGGCGAGGAAGCGGGGGCCGAAGAAGCAGGTGCGGCCGCAGTTGGATCTTGAGCCTATGCAACATCCATTGGCGAGTTAA